The nucleotide sequence TTTACAATGTCACCAACTTACTTATCGTATAAGGATATCACTTgtcaaatcattaaaaaaaccaaaatgctAATTGGGGATAATATGAAAATTGATGGACCAATGCAAATTTGTGAGTTTAGATATAGGGAGACCAATATCAAAAGTAAAAGCAAATACACGAGATTAAAATTGTATTCAAACTTATatgaaattttagaaaatttattctcttttttaaatCTAAAGTATTCTCTATGTCCAATTGTGAAGACTAATTCTCTCGATGTAACTAAAATCCAATTAATGGGTTAAAAACTTCTAATGAAGATTTTTTTCACATGTAAAGGTCAAGGATCGAACCCTAGACCAAATAGTTAAGGCATACAAGTATCTACCATGTTGCTGGGGACAACTTTCTAAGATTTAGAAAAAGGGACCATAATTGtgaattaatgaaaataaaaggaCCAGATATTTATTTAGTAATTCCacaattcataatttttaaacgttagcgcaataaaatgAGCGGAAAGACGTCCGTCTTTTTGCTAGTATGATATATAAGAAAGCTAATTAGAAATTCCAGCTacaaatcaataataattagaatCATGAACCATTGGAGCTGATTTTGGTGTCACTGTTggaatgttttgttttgttgaatgatatattttttgctTAATAATACATCCTcttgtcccttaacttatttcaaTTGTCAGTTTGGTCACTTAACTATTAaacgtttcaatttggtccttatcTTTGTTTTCGTCATTGATTTGgttctattttattaattttaaatccctaaaaaagAAGACTGTTGGATAAAGGAGGTTCATCATATCTAACCGTGTATCCCCAACACCTAATATCAAAGTGTGAATATATCACCAGTGTCACACACTGTCATCGATTTGGTTTGCCATTGTACGACGGAGAAAGTAGTATGAGTGGTTTGAGCAACTTTCAAACTCTGACCATGTCTCAATGATGCAGCTTCCAAATCTTTCAAATATGATAGGCAATAATGTGGCTAGTACTTCTATAAGCCATAATACTTGCTTATAGAAGTACTAACCACATTATTGCCTATCATATTTGAAACATTTGGAAGCTGCATCATTGAGACATGGTCAGAGTTTGAAAGTTGCTCAAAGTTTCTCAAACCACTCATACTACTTTCTCCGTTGTACAATGACGATCCAAGTTTTTCACATTTCCTTATTCTTATATGCCAGAAGTTTTTTATGTCATTATCAGTTCTTTCAGGCACATGAcacaaatggaaaaaaatacaaaataagtatatgacaaaatatacaaacaaataaatGCATATACACTAAATTGGAATAATTGTTATCATATTTCTCAATAGTTCTCATTCACTTAAATGAGAATTGTTGACTAGAAAATAATCCAAAATAATAGTGTGTGACACTGGTGATATATTCACAATTTGATATCTTACGCATATTATCAATACGGGCATATGATAAAAGACTTGGTAAAATAGATCAACCACTTAAATAAATCTCACgtgaaaataaattagtttacaaTATAAAACTAATTCTAATAGTAAGGGTGTGGGTTGCTACTACATTTGATTGTCTCATCATAAATTCTACCTTAAAATTTGATTGTCTCATATGAAGTAGACGAGGCActactttttttaagaatttaatgGATATACACTCATGGTACTTCAATTAAAAGTGGAGAATTAAACATTTGGGTTCAAAGAGAACTCACAAAAGGTTGTCATTTACTTGATCTAAAATGATAATGTTATAGAAAGATGATAGTTCAATTTAGCAATATGGTTTTTGGGTGTTTGCACAATTGATATGGAATGGAATGACAAttgttaaaatattcaaatgaaCTAAATTTTGTGTAAAAACTTGAACTGGAATATTAGAAAGATTTTAACCCACTTTATAGTCTACATATACCACAAaaccaagtaaaataaaaggaaagTGTTGTTTGACACGAATAGCAACttcttgaaaaataacaaacttaTATGAATTGCTCAACTTCATCTTTATCCTCCCGTGTTTTCCGACAAATAGGACATCGAAAGTTTGCCTAATTGTAACTTTTCTGCAAACCTGTTAGCATTAAAAGAGCTAAATCGACGCCTTGCAGCTCAATGTTACAAAGTTCATCTGCTCCTCAGAAGTTTGCTGTCGAAAAAGAACACATACAGCCTTCATACATTACACAGGATCCTTTCCGAAGTCTGCATGCATCTCAACCTCCGATTGTTGTCAaagcttttttatttgtttttgaagtttttgtttcgttttttcattttgcattgtgttgttgttgtccAGTTGTTGTCAAAGTTTATCGCAACTGTTTTGTTAAggacaattttaatttaattaagtatCAAGATGTTTTCCATTCCAGTACtgcttttgtttgaattttacgCTTTCAGTATCAGTTTAATGAAGTATCAAGTTAGAGTTCAATTCCATGATTAGTTGGTTGAATTTTATCACAGCTATTTTCCCAGCTTTGTCATATCTCTCTCAATTTATATGCAATAGCAACAATTCTTTCAGAATAATTATTCAATCCCCAGCTTCAAGTAAACACGTTAAAGAGCATGACACTAATGCAGTTGTTTAAAATGGTTGGACTCAAGTGTTGCACCACTTTTTCAGGGACAAAAGTTTGTTACTTAAGAATAATCATCAAAAAAATAAGACTGGTACGCATATATAATTGGAGAAAATACTACCTTTTTACCCTTTAAAGCTTTTTTAAGCATTGtattacataaaaaactattttctaTCCCTTTAGATGTTAAGCCattaattttactttaaatTTGTATTAGCTGCTATTCTTaagtttttgatgaattttaaattttaaattagtattTTACTTCAAGAAGTATTGGATATTAATATGTCTATATAGAATATTAGAGATTTTTTaagttagtttatttttatgaatgtgTAATGATTTACAAACTTCTTATGGTTAaggtcatttttttttcttcacaaaatgATTAAGGTCTTTTGGAGTATGTGGTTTTGATCATTTTAACTAAACCAatgtacaatatttttttttttacaaattactttcatatatatatcaaatttgtttacaatttatgaaaaatatattaacaaaaaaaattggcttgcatataatgataaataagcttttaaaaGGCATAAACGCTAATAATATATTTGGTATCTAAtctaataattttaattggCAACTTATATTTCACATCTTTTGGATAAGGGTGATGGTTATCCTTAATGTAGTACCTTATTGTTTATGAAAGATCAAAAGCAATTGGCAAATAATAAATACATCCCTTTCGGAgataaaataatagtttttgGTGGAGATTTTAGACAGATTTTGCCGGTAATACCTAAAAGCACTAAACAAGAGGTTGAGGGTGAGGTAATATCTGGAAGTAGTGTtggagaaaaaatatttataccgTCTTTATTTCTATCATCTTCAGATGTCCgaattcctttcaaattttaaagaCGACGGTTCCCTTTAGCCGTCTAATTTGCCATGACCATTAACAAGAGCCAATGAGAATCACTGCAACAAGTTGGACAGTATCCCAACGACTGTATTTTCGTATGGACAACTATATGTTGTTGTATAAAGAGTTACATCCAGAGAATGACTGAAGATATTGATTAATAATGAAGATGGTAAAGATATGGATGAGACGTCTAACGTCGTGTATGAAGAAGTATTTCAAAATGTGTAACACCCcctattatatattttgttgtaaCATTCTTGATTGGCGATATGATATTTCGCCAAACGATACATTTTTGACTCTGATAATTGTTCCTTACatagtttaattatttaagtTCCATTCgaaaatattatgttttaataagtatcaaaatatttcagcTCATAAGACCCGCACACGGGTCAGCGATCTAGTTGTGAATTAATGAAAATAGAATgaccaaatatttatttaattcttgACTTGAAtaaatagtactccctccgaGTGTCTATGGTCTCAAAATTGTTGTCATATTTATGTGAAGGTGGAGTTATATATCATATAGAAGAAAGCTAATTAGTAATTCCAGCTACAAATCAATAACAATTAGAATCATGAACTATTGGAGCTGATTTTGGTATCATTGGTGGAATGTGTTGTTTTGttgaatgatatattttttttagttattttcttttcacatGTATAATGTATTGTCTGTATATAATTTGGTTACCACTTATAATAATATGATTGTTGAAACATACATGGAGAAATATTATGCATGAGAATGATGCCAAAGATGTTTAAGTCAGCGGAGTATgatgtttcaaaaaaaagtggagtatgattaattaattaattattacacTAACAATTTAGaggatttttttaattgcaaaaaaaaaaaaaagaattttatttatcaGAGCCTGGTTTCGATCCAGGGACCTGTGGGTTATGGGCCCACCACGCTTCCGCTGCGCCACTCTGATTTCTTGTTCAATTTAGAGAAATTAATTTATGGGTTGAATGATTATCTCCTTTATCACAAAGTATACCATGAATAAGTGAAATTAACATGCaatcttaaagaataacaatcgtcataacttttttaattaagagCTAGCTAAGTCCAttagttttaaattaatatcCTAAGTTTctggttgttgaattttttgGTTTAGCTCATCCACTTTGGCCATTGCACACCTTCATCATATGGTACTATTAGTTTTACAAAACTAGTCCTCAACtattagttttaaataataaaaatgaacggtttttcttttcaaataaaaatatgcgTTAATTTACACCGTTGTGTTTTTAAGTGGGTGTACATTAGCACTCATCACATCACAAACATATAGCACAAAAGCGAAGGCATATCTCTACTactgataataaatataaatataatcaacaatttGCCACAGCAgaccaaataaataatttcaaaatacaaatgCATTATGTATATATGAAGGCAGCCTAATATAGATGTACACGATTCCATTTCTTatcatttttggaaagaaaccTGTTTCTGTGATAGTCAAGGGAAAAATGGATCCTCTTTGTTCTTGAAAATTTCATGTAGTTGTTTTGAGTAGTTAAAAGCAAGTGTTTCGCAAGTTTCAACTCCTTCGGAGTCAAATTTTTGTAATTCCTCTACAGTCTTCTTTAATCCACCATAAGGATTGCCACCAGTGAGGAAATAAGCTAAAGTACTGCCTCtgaaaaattggaatttcaagCAGAAAATATTAGAAAACTGAGAGAAAGAGTTAGTAACCAAGTAATAAAGTTCAATCATCAACCAAATTTGCGGCCGCAATATAAAGAATTTTGATGTCGCATGCAGCAACTAAAATTTTGATCGCACCAGCCATATTTTCCCACTTTTGCCTCAATATAAAGGTTCGTGGTGTAACTGcaattgcaatttaaaaccatattGCTACTCGTATATAAAGAAATTCATgcatttttaaagattttttttatgtcctAGAATGCAATAGAACACAAAGCTTAATGCCaaatatgtgtatatttattgCTGAAGTAAAATATTAAGAGAGATAACAATTAACTAATTCAAACTAAACTACTTACATTAACAACTCAACATCACTGTTGGAGTTAACTCTAGTAATCAACATATATATAGTTCATGCAGCATTCtacaaatcacaaaaatataaaattcaagaaacaaaGGTTTCCTTATGATTCtagaataattataaaaatcagAAAGATACTTATACTAAATAAAAGCATGTAAGATAATGTTATAGGAAGATGATAGTTTAATTTAGCAATATGGTTTATGAGTGTTTGCACAATTGATATGGAATGGAATGACAAttgttaaaatattcaaataaactAAATTTTGTGCAAAAACTTGAACTGGAAGGAATATTAGAAAGATTTTAACACACTTATGAAGCACAGATACAGACAAACacagacaccggacacgacacgccgacaccactaataatttgataaaatcacataattcagtgtaattttatgtgtcggtgtcgtgtccgTGTCAgacacgacacgtgtccgacaccgggacacgtctaatccgaggagtgtccgtgcttcataggtctACATAGACCACAAgaccaagtaaaataaaaggaaaatgttgtTCGACGCAAATAGCAACTTCACGAAAAATAACAAACTTATATGATTGCTCAACTTCATCTTTATCCTCCCGTGTTTTCCGACAAGTAGGACAATGAAAGTTTGGCTATTCTTGAAAACACAAGTGCAACATTCTTATGACATCACAAGCATTAATATAATTGTAACTTTTCTGCATACCTGTCAGCATCAAAAGAGCTAAATCCACGCCCGTTGCGGTTCAATGTTACAAAGTTCGTCTGCTCCTCAGGAGTTTGCTGTCGAAAAAGAACACATACAGCCTTCATACATAACACTTGATCCTTTCCGAAGTCAGCACACATATCAACCTCCGATTCCCACTTAATTTTGTGCTTCTTTTTCCTctgaattttggaatatatcTTACTTAAGTTAATGCCCTCGTCAGATGCATCACTCGAATCAGAATCCTTGCTATGATCTTGTAAATCTTGTAAGTTATTCAAATCAGAGTCGACATCACCATTATGTCCTCCATCTTGTGACTTGCTAGAGGTGACTTCACAACTAGatacatcaaaatcatcaacaataaaaCCTTTCGAGTTTCCTTCCTCACTTTGTGATAAGTCCTCTATTGATTCAGCATCATCATTTGTTGGAATACTTTGCTGATAGTTGACCTTATCATCATGACTTTTGGTTACACATTTTCTTAGAGGCCTTCGACGGCGGCGCCTACTCTCTTCCTTCCTCCTTACAAGTTGACTAATCagcatatcatcatcatcatcatcaccatcatcaccatcatcatcaacaacatttaCTAACTCATCAGCACTTCTTTCCTGAACACGATTCCTTATAAGTTTACTAATCggtttatcatcatcatcattttcataCTCACTAATAAAGACATTACGAGTCCGTTTCCTTTTCGGAATTACAGCACATAAGAGATCTTCAACAAAATCAGAATCTTCCTCGTTGCTTTGATCATAATTGGAGTACAAATTCTTTCCCTTTTCTGCTGCAGAACACGTTGACAGAGAATTACATTGACTACCTTGCATATCAGATACATCTTGAAAATTAGAATTCTTGTTACTCGTATTAGATTCCGCGTCACTATTAGACCCATCTAGTGAATTATTAGACATGTCTTCACAATCAGATGCATCAAAATCATCACCAATAAAATCAATATTGTTTCCTTCCTCACTGTATGTCGAATCCTCTTctaattcatcatcatcatttgtTGGAATACTTTGCAGATGCTTACCCTTATGATGTCTACCTGAAGATATTTCATCATTCTGACTTTTGCTTTCGAGTTTCCTTAGAGTCTGTAGACGGCGCCTTGGCCTTTGAGTGTCAACAACCTTGTCAACCTCTAAATTAGCAGTAGTTAGAGAGTTGttcatatcatcatcatcatcatcatgatcaCTTTCAGACTCACTCATAACGACATTAGAATTTCGTTTTCTCTTGGTATTTGCAGAAAATAAGATATCTTCACCAAA is from Medicago truncatula cultivar Jemalong A17 chromosome 1, MtrunA17r5.0-ANR, whole genome shotgun sequence and encodes:
- the LOC25482390 gene encoding uncharacterized protein DDB_G0290685, with the translated sequence MEASSTPIRAKSSSVNVFDITDSDDPKSSPVNVIVITDSDDEPALSHNISLSTCFGEVKGKNLDNNHSQNNEENLDFGEDILFSANTKRKRNSNVVMSESESDHDDDDDDMNNSLTTANLEVDKVVDTQRPRRRLQTLRKLESKSQNDEISSGRHHKGKHLQSIPTNDDDELEEDSTYSEEGNNIDFIGDDFDASDCEDMSNNSLDGSNSDAESNTSNKNSNFQDVSDMQGSQCNSLSTCSAAEKGKNLYSNYDQSNEEDSDFVEDLLCAVIPKRKRTRNVFISEYENDDDDKPISKLIRNRVQERSADELVNVVDDDGDDGDDDDDDMLISQLVRRKEESRRRRRRPLRKCVTKSHDDKVNYQQSIPTNDDAESIEDLSQSEEGNSKGFIVDDFDVSSCEVTSSKSQDGGHNGDVDSDLNNLQDLQDHSKDSDSSDASDEGINLSKIYSKIQRKKKHKIKWESEVDMCADFGKDQVLCMKAVCVLFRQQTPEEQTNFVTLNRNGRGFSSFDADRGSTLAYFLTGGNPYGGLKKTVEELQKFDSEGVETCETLAFNYSKQLHEIFKNKEDPFFP